Below is a window of Bremerella alba DNA.
AATTTAATCTCGACGACTTTTTTTGGGCTATCACGCTCGGATTACGCTTCTGTGAGAAAGAGAAGGTATTCGATACCTTCCACAATTGGGTCGCGCCGGCCCCTGAGACACCCAAACGCAAGCATGCCAAGGCAAAAGCCGAAAGCGTGATGGAGTTGTTAGATTTATATCAATCGGGTGTTCTCTATGCTCACGGATATGCCCTTGGCTCTGTTGATGCAGACGATCCCAACCACATCGACCATGTTTCACCGGAAGATCGTCTCGATGGTCGCTGGTTAGGCATTGCGATCGAAGTCGGAAACATCGACCTGATTCGCTCCCTGGCACGGCCCGGTCACCAGCCCACTCAAGACTGGGCCGAACAACGACTGCTCCAAGTGATTGAAGATGGCAAGAAGTCGAAAATCCGGGCAATCAAATTCGTGGGGCTACTCATAACTAGCGATCATCCCCAACTGCTAGATCGGTATGAACAAGCGATCGAGCACTTCCTCAAAAAGAAAGATGCCTGGGAAGTGGCGATTTGCCTGGAGATGATCCCTCGACTACCGGATTCATCAGTTCCTCGTTTGGAAGCCATTGAATTGCCGAGCGAACTGGCCCAAATGAGAGACCAGTTCCTTACTCAATTGAAAAACGACACTTAACAACCCCCTCAGCAAGGACTCTCCCATGGCGAAGAAGTCGACTTCCTCCGCCTCGAAAAAGCCCGAGACAAACGGCGATCTTCGTGCGACGGCCGAACAAATGTTTGCCGAAGAGATCGAGGCGCTGATCAAGGAAGACAAACACGACAAACCGCCCGGCTGGAAGATGTCGGCCAGGGCCGTGCACACCTACATTTGCGGTGGCAAGGCTGGTAAGCTCGCCATCACTCCAAAATATATTGGGCATAATCGCTTAGTCGAGATCGCCATAGCGACGCTAGTCACGGACCGCGCCCTGCTACTGATCGGCGAACCAGGCACCGCCAAAAGCTGGCTTTCGGAACACCTGACCGCCGCGATCAACGGCGACTCGACCAAAGTCGTCCAAGGTACAGCTGGCACCACCGAAGAACAGGTCCGCTATACCTGGAACTACGCGATGCTCATCGCCCATGGTCCTAGCAGCGATGCATTAATCAAGAGCCCCATATTCCGCGCGATGGAAAGTGGCAGCCTCGCCCGGTTTGAAGAGATTACTCGCTGCGCCTCCGAGGTCCAAGACGCGATGATTTCTCTGCTTTCCGAAAAACGGCTTTCCGTTCCCGAACTGGCCATCGAAGTCCCTGCTCAAAAGGGTTTTTCCATCATTGCCACAGCCAACACGCGTGATCGTGGCGTGAACGACATGTCGGCCGCCCTTAAACGCCGCTTCAACATCATCGTGCTTCCCACCCCAAGTTCCATCGAAACCGAAATTGAGATCGTGGGCAAACGCGTCCAGGAACTTGCCACAAATCTGGCACTGAAGTCGGAACTGCCTGCCACCGATGCCATCGAACAGGTGGTGACCATATTCCGTGAACTCCGCAGCGGGCAGACCTTGGATGGTAAAAACAAATTGAAGTCCCCCTCCGGCGTTCTTTCCACCGCAGAGGCCATTTCGGTACTGGCCAACAGCATGGCTCTTTCTGCCAGCTTTGGTAGCGGCACGGTGTCGGCCCAAGACATCGCTGCAGGCCTGCAAGGCGCGGTTGTGAAAGACGAAGAAAAAGATCGCATTGCGTGGCAAGAGTACCTGAAGAATGTCCTTAAGAAACGCGGCTCTGCTTGGCGGTCGCTTTACAACGCCTGCTCGGAGCACAACGCGTGAGTTGGCAGATTCCCATCTTCGGCGTACGTCACCTCTCTCCGATGGGGGCCTGGCAGCTGCGCGATTATCTCGACGAGATACGCCCTGAGGTGATTCTCGTCGAAGGGATCGACGACGCCACACCGCTCGTTCCCGATATGACCCGCCAGACAACGCGTCCGCCGATTGCTATTCTGGCTTACACCGATACGCTGCCGGTGCGGACGATTGTTACTCCCTTTGCCCGATATAGTCCTGAGTTTCAGGCCATTCTGTGGGCTGCCGAAAACCAAGTTGATGCTCAGTTCTTTGACCTTCCGTCAGAGTGTTTTCTAGGATTGATCGACGCTGAATACGAACGCCGCGAGAAAGAGCGTCGCGAAGCATTAGAAACGAACGACAGCCCAACCGACGACAACGAGTTTTCTGATCCAGACGAAGTCGCCACTCCGCTGGAACAAACCAAGCTCTCACTGTACGAGCGTGTTGCCAGTCAAGCTGGGGAAACCGATTTCGAGACCTATTGGGAACGCCATTTCGAGCATAACCAGGCCCAGGGAAGCTACCGTGGTTGCTCGTTCGAGTTCGGCGCTGCCATGCGTGACCTAGAAGAAGATCGACCTCACTGGCGTGCCGAGAATCTCGTGCGCGAAGCATACATGCGTCGTCGTATTCAGCAGACGATCGATGCCGGCACGCCACCTGAAAAGATCGTGGCGGTCGTCGGGGCGTTTCATGCACCGGTGCTGCGAGGTGACCTTCCGGCGATGACCGACCAAGAGCTTACTTCTCTGCGTCGGCGATCGAGCAAACTTACCTTAATGCCGTACTCCTACTTCAAGCTGTCCTCACAGTCAGGTTATGGTGCCGGCAATCGTGCCCCGGCCTACTTCGAACTTCTCTGGCGATCGCTCAACGAAG
It encodes the following:
- a CDS encoding ATP-binding protein — encoded protein: MAKKSTSSASKKPETNGDLRATAEQMFAEEIEALIKEDKHDKPPGWKMSARAVHTYICGGKAGKLAITPKYIGHNRLVEIAIATLVTDRALLLIGEPGTAKSWLSEHLTAAINGDSTKVVQGTAGTTEEQVRYTWNYAMLIAHGPSSDALIKSPIFRAMESGSLARFEEITRCASEVQDAMISLLSEKRLSVPELAIEVPAQKGFSIIATANTRDRGVNDMSAALKRRFNIIVLPTPSSIETEIEIVGKRVQELATNLALKSELPATDAIEQVVTIFRELRSGQTLDGKNKLKSPSGVLSTAEAISVLANSMALSASFGSGTVSAQDIAAGLQGAVVKDEEKDRIAWQEYLKNVLKKRGSAWRSLYNACSEHNA